The following are encoded together in the Glycine max cultivar Williams 82 chromosome 8, Glycine_max_v4.0, whole genome shotgun sequence genome:
- the LOC100807092 gene encoding cytosolic sulfotransferase 5 yields the protein MPTEAESSVTPKYLQENELSQECKEVISTLPMERGWVASHLHQYQGFWHTTRQLQGVLSCQKHFKALDTDVLIVSTPKSGTTWLKAWTFSLLHRNQHDPNTQNQNHPLLFNNPHFLVPFLELDLYIDDNTLPDLTSLITSPRLFSTHLPYVSLPKSVQESACKIIYLCRDPKDAFISLWHFTNMLRPKSRGMNSLQEAFDKFCRGVSLYGPFWAHVLDYWQKSLSEPNKIMFMRFEEMKMKPRLVLQELATFVGCPFSKEEEEAGVVDHILKLCSFDNLSNLQVNKNGKLSSGEEHKAFFRCGQIGDCKNHLTAEMIQQLNTITQEKLAEHGLRF from the coding sequence ATGCCAACGGAAGCTGAATCTAGTGTTACGCCCAAATACCTGCAAGAGAATGAACTGAGCCAAGAGTGTAAGGAAGTGATATCCACCTTACCCATGGAAAGAGGTTGGGTTGCAAGCCATCTGCACCAATACCAAGGCTTCTGGCACACCACCAGGCAGCTTCAAGGGGTTCTATCTTGTCAAAAGCATTTTAAGGCCCTTGACACAGATGTCCTCATTGTAAGCACTCCCAAATCAGGCACCACTTGGCTCAAAGCTTGGACATTTTCCTTGCTTCACAGAAACCAACATGATCCAAATacccaaaaccaaaaccatCCTTTGCTATTCAACAACCCCCATTTTCTTGTTCCATTCTTGGAACTAGACCTCTACATTGATGACAACACTCTTCCCGACCTTACTTCATTGATCACCTCTCCAAGGCTCTTCTCCACACATCTCCCTTATGTGTCACTTCCAAAATCTGTGCAAGAATCAGCTTGCAAGATCATTTATCTCTGTAGAGACCCCAAAGATGCTTTCATTTCACTATGGCATTTCACAAACATGCTTAGGCCCAAGAGCCGAGGGATGAACTCACTCCAAGAGGCATTTGACAAGTTTTGCAGAGGAGTGAGTCTCTATGGGCCCTTCTGGGCCCATGTGTTGGACTATTGGCAGAAGAGCCTGTCAGAGCCCAACAAGATCATGTTTATGAGGTTtgaagaaatgaaaatgaagccCAGGCTTGTTTTGCAAGAGCTTGCTACTTTTGTGGGTTGCCCGTTTTCCAAAGAAGAGGAGGAAGCTGGTGTGGTGGATCATATTTTGAAGCTGTGTAGCTTTGATAACTTGAGCAACTTGCAAGTGAACAAGAATGGGAAACTCTCCTCTGGTGAAGAACACAAAGCTTTCTTCCGCTGTGGCCAAATTGGTGACTGCAAAAATCATCTCACTGCTGAGATGATCCAACAACTCAACACCATCACTCAAGAGAAACTAGCTGAACATGGACTGAGGTTTTAG